The proteins below are encoded in one region of Sideroxydans lithotrophicus ES-1:
- a CDS encoding arylesterase, with product MNPACLLRRTDCPRRTGNGSIRRSILLAAAIVLLAACSKPKEEAIPAGSHVLALGDSLTAGAGVTREEAWPDLLASKTGWVVINGGVSGDTSAGALQRLPHLLEEKQPVLVLVTLGGNDMLRRIPQQETIANLQKIVEMVRAHGARPVLLATPNPSLMGAVFQHLTAADLYQQVADAQKVPLIKDALSSVLSDPQLKVDQLHPNAAGHALLAERIFKELKSIGYAR from the coding sequence ATGAATCCTGCCTGCCTTCTCCGCCGCACAGACTGCCCTCGCCGCACCGGTAACGGCTCGATCCGGCGCTCCATCTTGTTGGCCGCCGCCATCGTCCTGCTCGCCGCCTGCAGCAAGCCCAAAGAGGAAGCCATTCCTGCCGGCAGCCATGTGCTGGCGCTGGGCGACAGCCTGACCGCAGGTGCGGGCGTAACCCGCGAAGAAGCCTGGCCCGATCTGCTGGCGAGCAAGACCGGCTGGGTGGTGATCAATGGCGGCGTGAGCGGCGACACCAGCGCCGGCGCGCTGCAGCGTTTGCCGCATCTGCTGGAGGAGAAGCAGCCGGTACTGGTACTGGTGACGCTGGGCGGCAACGACATGCTGCGCCGTATCCCGCAGCAAGAGACCATCGCCAACCTGCAAAAGATCGTCGAGATGGTCAGGGCGCACGGCGCCAGGCCGGTGCTGCTGGCAACGCCGAATCCGAGCCTGATGGGCGCCGTCTTCCAGCACCTGACGGCAGCCGATCTCTACCAGCAGGTAGCCGATGCGCAAAAGGTCCCGTTGATCAAGGATGCGTTGTCCAGCGTCCTGTCCGATCCGCAACTGAAGGTCGACCAATTGCACCCCAATGCCGCCGGACACGCGCTCCTGGCGGAAAGGATATTCAAGGAATTGAAGTCGATCGGATATGCACGCTAG
- a CDS encoding diguanylate cyclase domain-containing protein, which translates to MGIGIFDFSYRTIERFANRYRSLMPRTYHRYGGHLVAVALVSLALLVRFEIAPLDAGLQYLTFFPAVALAAIIGGFASGIIATLLGLILATYLFVPPYYSFTLEGWQSSLWSNLVFLMDGFIVSVSIEAMHLYRQKYEDNLDELTQQITRRDLADKALAEQEEFFRLMAENVEDFIAVLDLQGRRLYNSPSYSRFFGNADAMKGTDSFAEIHPDDRERVKQVFSESVKLGVGLRTEYRFVLPDGSIRDMESSGGLIRNSKGETVRVVVVSHDVTDRKMVEQKINRLAFYDSLTQLPNRRLLDDRLEQAIAASKRSGQYGAVMFLDLDNFKPLNDNYGHRAGDLLLIEVAKRITSCVREVDTVARFGGDEFVVVLSELAGNESESAAEARTIAKKIHAALAEPYWLSSNFKGTTQLITHNNVGASIGVVLFNHGDSAENILKRADKSMYQAKAAGRNQIHFHVT; encoded by the coding sequence ATGGGAATAGGCATCTTTGATTTCTCATATCGGACGATAGAGCGGTTCGCCAACCGCTACCGTTCGCTTATGCCAAGGACCTACCATCGCTATGGCGGCCACCTCGTGGCTGTTGCATTGGTGTCATTGGCTTTGCTGGTTCGTTTCGAGATCGCCCCCCTTGATGCCGGATTGCAGTACCTGACCTTCTTCCCGGCAGTCGCGCTGGCTGCCATCATCGGCGGTTTTGCATCCGGGATCATCGCCACCCTGCTCGGACTGATCCTGGCCACCTACCTGTTCGTCCCGCCCTACTACTCGTTCACGCTGGAAGGATGGCAGAGCTCGCTATGGTCCAACCTGGTGTTCCTCATGGACGGATTCATCGTATCCGTCTCGATCGAGGCGATGCATCTGTACCGCCAGAAGTACGAAGACAATCTCGATGAACTCACGCAACAGATCACCAGGCGCGACCTGGCCGACAAAGCATTGGCTGAACAGGAAGAGTTCTTCCGCCTGATGGCCGAGAATGTCGAGGACTTCATCGCCGTACTGGATCTGCAAGGACGGCGACTCTACAACAGCCCCTCCTACAGCAGATTCTTCGGCAATGCCGATGCCATGAAAGGCACCGACTCCTTCGCCGAGATTCATCCGGATGACCGCGAGCGGGTAAAGCAGGTCTTCAGCGAATCGGTGAAACTCGGCGTCGGTCTGCGCACGGAATACCGGTTCGTGCTACCTGACGGAAGCATCCGCGACATGGAATCCAGCGGCGGCCTGATAAGAAACAGCAAAGGCGAGACGGTACGGGTGGTCGTCGTGTCCCACGACGTCACCGATCGCAAGATGGTGGAGCAGAAAATAAACAGGCTCGCTTTCTACGACTCACTGACACAACTGCCCAACCGTCGCCTTCTGGATGACCGGCTGGAGCAGGCGATCGCGGCCAGCAAGCGCAGTGGTCAGTATGGCGCGGTGATGTTCCTCGATCTGGATAATTTCAAACCGCTCAACGACAACTATGGCCACAGGGCCGGCGACCTGCTGTTGATCGAGGTGGCGAAGCGCATCACCAGTTGCGTGCGCGAAGTCGATACGGTCGCACGTTTCGGCGGGGATGAGTTCGTGGTGGTACTCAGCGAGCTGGCCGGGAACGAATCGGAATCCGCGGCAGAGGCCAGGACCATCGCAAAAAAGATCCATGCTGCCCTGGCGGAACCCTACTGGCTGTCTTCCAACTTCAAAGGTACAACGCAACTGATCACGCACAACAATGTCGGGGCCAGCATAGGCGTGGTTCTGTTCAACCATGGCGACAGTGCCGAAAACATCCTCAAGCGCGCCGACAAGTCGATGTACCAGGCCAAAGCAGCCGGGCGCAACCAGATCCATTTCCATGTCACCTGA
- a CDS encoding DUF6279 family lipoprotein, with product MNSSRSILIVLALILLSCSGCSTVTFGYNHADWLLRYWVNDYTSFDSRQKKEIHDDVDDYMRWHRQNALPEYIAFLQDLDALTRHGRAIDAKDVDRTRAGINRLYRLTVTPAIRPAAHLLSTLDDRQIEELRKTLAEKNRDENKEETSGSEQENLDRRAKRYIDFAETLAGHLSTEQKQRIRQMSMRIPFITTAYIEHREAQQAELIALLKQHASAGEDKISALFSQWLDAPPIPVSPQAQQTLQAFDDAMNEMVVRTFDLLTAKQKEHLHQKLSGYIEDFQKLHTATEIAGQ from the coding sequence ATGAATTCTTCCAGGTCCATACTCATCGTTCTCGCGCTGATCCTGCTCAGCTGCAGCGGCTGCAGCACGGTCACCTTTGGCTACAACCACGCCGACTGGCTGCTGCGCTACTGGGTCAACGATTACACCTCGTTCGACTCCCGGCAAAAGAAAGAGATCCATGACGATGTCGATGACTACATGCGCTGGCATCGCCAAAATGCGCTGCCCGAATACATCGCCTTTCTGCAGGACCTGGACGCATTGACCCGGCACGGTCGCGCAATCGATGCCAAGGATGTCGACCGCACGAGAGCGGGAATCAACCGGCTGTACAGACTGACCGTGACGCCGGCCATCCGGCCTGCCGCACATCTGTTGAGCACGCTGGACGACCGGCAGATCGAAGAACTCCGCAAGACGCTGGCCGAGAAGAACCGCGATGAGAACAAGGAAGAGACCAGCGGCAGCGAGCAGGAAAATCTCGACCGGCGCGCGAAACGATACATCGACTTTGCCGAGACGCTGGCAGGTCATCTAAGTACCGAACAGAAACAGCGCATCAGGCAAATGAGCATGCGCATCCCGTTCATCACCACAGCGTATATCGAACACCGGGAAGCACAGCAGGCCGAGCTGATCGCCTTGTTGAAGCAACATGCGAGCGCAGGTGAAGACAAGATCTCCGCATTGTTCTCGCAATGGCTGGATGCCCCGCCGATCCCGGTATCGCCGCAAGCACAGCAAACCCTGCAGGCCTTTGACGATGCGATGAATGAAATGGTCGTGCGGACATTCGATCTGCTGACGGCGAAACAGAAGGAGCATCTGCACCAGAAGCTATCCGGCTACATCGAAGATTTTCAAAAGCTGCATACTGCGACAGAAATAGCCGGACAATGA
- a CDS encoding acyl-CoA dehydrogenase family protein, translating into MKIVATPELINIPEIRFANLLDEDPLGEEFWKHWLGAMRYRKLRRHFSALSESGALATELSARADKQGPTLATHDARGMRRDRVVQHPDYHELERLAYGRGIVGIKYDAAFLAQHREVRHLAGFGAGYYFAQSEIGLYCPICMTDGVGRVLERRPAGTQTPLYETTIAHLAASDLENLWQGAMFLTERQGGSDVGANTVTATRQGRRWLLNGDKWFCSNVAADAILALARMPGGAPGTKGLGLFLVLRQEPAGNSGTIRIQRLKDKLGVRSMATGEVTFENTVAHLVAGENEGFKQMAEMLNLSRLYNAVASVAGMRRALLEALKYGAGRNAFGHRLDELPLWRAAMADLVAEHLGIFTLVFETVRALDRSDNGDDQARKLLRIAIPMAKALSGKLAVFAVSEAMEAIGGNAYIEESILPRLLRDCQVLPIWEGTTHILTLDALRAIQKEGSHEALFARVRLALSRVRAFDTGPLRARLDDDIGRLEMLLKRPVESQQREARQWLESVGRTFTLALLLENAMHRSLQRPCLAAYKRLFVRPAGVMPVCHGDPAGLADTETVLLRSAIRNE; encoded by the coding sequence ATGAAGATCGTTGCGACACCCGAACTGATCAACATTCCCGAGATCCGGTTCGCCAACCTGCTCGACGAGGATCCGCTGGGCGAGGAATTCTGGAAGCACTGGCTAGGCGCGATGCGCTACCGCAAGCTGCGCCGTCATTTCAGCGCGCTGAGCGAAAGCGGTGCACTCGCCACCGAACTTTCCGCCCGTGCCGACAAACAAGGCCCCACGCTTGCGACACACGATGCACGAGGCATGCGCAGGGATCGTGTGGTCCAGCATCCCGACTACCATGAACTCGAAAGGCTCGCATACGGGCGCGGCATCGTCGGCATCAAATATGACGCGGCATTTCTGGCACAGCATCGCGAGGTCCGGCATCTTGCCGGGTTCGGCGCCGGATATTATTTCGCGCAAAGCGAGATCGGCCTCTATTGCCCCATCTGCATGACCGACGGCGTGGGCCGCGTGCTGGAGCGCAGACCCGCCGGGACGCAGACACCGCTGTATGAAACGACCATCGCCCATCTTGCCGCCAGCGACCTGGAGAATCTCTGGCAAGGAGCGATGTTCCTCACCGAAAGACAGGGCGGTTCGGATGTCGGTGCCAATACCGTGACAGCGACCCGGCAAGGCAGGCGCTGGCTGCTCAATGGCGACAAGTGGTTCTGCTCCAACGTTGCGGCAGACGCGATCCTCGCACTGGCGCGCATGCCGGGTGGCGCGCCCGGCACCAAAGGACTGGGACTCTTTCTCGTGCTGCGCCAGGAGCCTGCCGGCAATTCAGGCACGATCCGCATCCAGCGTCTCAAGGACAAGCTCGGCGTGCGCTCCATGGCGACAGGCGAAGTGACGTTCGAGAACACCGTGGCTCACCTGGTCGCCGGCGAGAACGAAGGCTTCAAGCAGATGGCCGAGATGCTCAACCTGTCGCGCCTCTACAATGCCGTCGCCAGTGTCGCCGGCATGCGCCGTGCGCTGCTCGAAGCGCTCAAGTACGGCGCCGGTCGCAACGCCTTCGGCCACAGACTCGACGAGCTGCCGCTCTGGCGCGCGGCGATGGCCGATCTGGTGGCCGAGCATCTGGGCATCTTCACGCTGGTGTTCGAAACCGTGCGCGCACTGGACCGCTCGGACAACGGTGACGACCAGGCGCGCAAACTGCTACGGATCGCGATACCGATGGCCAAGGCCTTGAGCGGCAAGCTCGCCGTGTTCGCGGTCAGCGAAGCGATGGAAGCCATCGGCGGAAATGCCTACATCGAAGAAAGCATCCTGCCGCGTCTGCTGCGCGATTGCCAGGTCCTGCCGATCTGGGAAGGCACCACGCACATCCTCACCCTCGACGCCCTGCGCGCGATCCAGAAAGAAGGGAGCCACGAGGCATTGTTCGCGCGGGTCCGGCTGGCACTTTCACGCGTGAGGGCATTTGACACCGGGCCACTCAGGGCCAGGCTCGACGATGACATCGGTCGACTTGAAATGCTGCTGAAACGGCCTGTCGAATCGCAGCAACGCGAGGCGCGGCAATGGCTAGAGAGCGTGGGCAGAACGTTCACGCTGGCCCTGCTGCTCGAAAACGCGATGCATCGGTCGCTGCAAAGACCCTGCCTGGCCGCATACAAGCGACTTTTCGTGCGTCCTGCCGGCGTGATGCCGGTGTGTCACGGCGACCCGGCAGGGCTGGCGGATACCGAAACGGTACTGCTCCGATCCGCGATCCGGAACGAATGA
- a CDS encoding Spy/CpxP family protein refolding chaperone, which translates to MRILSIVMTTLLLGTFASVAAADDQNWQGGPGMMGGGYGPGYGMGPGMMGGYGSGYGMGPGMMGGYGYGMGHGMMGYWGEYRDLNLSADQRSKILKLRKEMRTKQWALMGQMMDAQDKLQDLYDDDKQDAAAINKQYKVIEDMRRQMVDNAVDVHNQIIAILTKEQREKFRHGGPGYGPMMREY; encoded by the coding sequence ATGCGCATTTTGAGTATCGTCATGACGACCCTGTTGCTGGGCACATTTGCCAGCGTGGCTGCTGCCGATGACCAGAACTGGCAGGGCGGCCCCGGCATGATGGGGGGCGGCTATGGTCCCGGTTATGGCATGGGCCCTGGAATGATGGGCGGTTATGGATCCGGTTACGGGATGGGGCCGGGCATGATGGGTGGATACGGCTACGGCATGGGCCATGGCATGATGGGTTACTGGGGGGAATACCGCGACCTGAACCTGAGTGCGGATCAACGTTCGAAGATACTGAAACTCCGCAAGGAGATGCGGACCAAGCAATGGGCGCTGATGGGGCAGATGATGGACGCGCAGGACAAGCTGCAGGACCTGTATGACGATGACAAGCAGGACGCCGCGGCGATCAACAAGCAATACAAGGTGATCGAGGATATGCGCCGCCAGATGGTGGACAACGCGGTGGATGTGCACAACCAGATCATCGCCATCCTGACCAAGGAGCAGCGCGAGAAATTCCGCCATGGTGGTCCCGGTTATGGACCGATGATGCGGGAATACTGA
- a CDS encoding thioredoxin family protein, translating to MSPTPPDALLFITPVCTHCPAVLQSLTELVKQAQVGKLTVVNIAAHPEQAAEYDVRGAPWVRLGSFTLTGAQSMAELRQWAEWASGDEGTAHYVEHLLKEGSYPQAVAFITADTRRLKSLLAIVADPEANISVRLGVSALLEAYAHTPELQALLPKLAELTFHFDHRVRADACYLLGLTGSVAARTYVEACLKDPHEEVRDIAEEAMEELGKQSASS from the coding sequence ATGTCTCCCACACCACCAGACGCATTGCTTTTCATCACCCCGGTCTGCACGCATTGCCCTGCGGTGTTGCAATCGCTGACCGAGCTGGTGAAGCAGGCGCAGGTCGGCAAACTGACGGTAGTGAATATCGCAGCGCATCCGGAGCAGGCTGCGGAATACGACGTGCGCGGTGCTCCCTGGGTGCGGCTGGGTTCCTTCACGCTCACCGGTGCGCAGAGCATGGCCGAGCTCAGGCAATGGGCAGAGTGGGCGAGCGGGGACGAGGGGACTGCGCATTATGTCGAGCATCTGCTGAAGGAGGGCAGCTACCCGCAAGCTGTGGCATTCATCACCGCAGACACCCGGCGCCTCAAGTCGCTGCTCGCCATCGTTGCCGATCCCGAAGCCAACATCTCGGTGCGACTCGGTGTCAGCGCGCTGCTGGAAGCCTATGCCCATACGCCGGAACTGCAGGCGCTGCTGCCGAAACTGGCCGAACTCACTTTCCACTTCGACCATCGCGTGCGTGCCGACGCGTGCTATCTGCTCGGCCTCACCGGCAGCGTGGCTGCACGCACTTATGTAGAAGCCTGCCTCAAGGATCCGCACGAAGAAGTGCGGGACATCGCCGAAGAGGCGATGGAGGAACTGGGGAAGCAAAGCGCAAGTAGCTGA
- a CDS encoding secondary thiamine-phosphate synthase enzyme YjbQ has product MWIQKEIQLQPRPRGFHLITGELLRELPELRDFRIGMMNIFILHTSASLTLNENADPTVRQDFESYFNRAVPEDEPYYRHQDEGADDLPAHIKSSLLGSSLDIPIADGQPKLGTWQGVYLCEHRNNGGSRRIIVTIQGE; this is encoded by the coding sequence ATGTGGATACAAAAAGAGATACAGCTGCAACCCAGGCCGCGCGGCTTTCACCTGATCACCGGTGAATTGTTGCGCGAGTTGCCCGAGCTGCGCGACTTCCGGATCGGCATGATGAACATCTTCATCCTGCATACCTCCGCCTCGCTGACGCTCAACGAGAATGCCGACCCCACGGTGCGGCAGGATTTCGAGAGCTATTTCAATCGTGCCGTGCCGGAGGACGAGCCTTATTACCGGCATCAGGACGAGGGCGCGGACGACTTGCCCGCGCATATCAAGTCCAGCCTGCTCGGCAGCAGCCTGGATATCCCCATCGCCGATGGGCAGCCAAAACTCGGGACGTGGCAAGGGGTATACCTGTGCGAACACAGGAACAACGGTGGCAGCAGGCGTATCATAGTCACCATACAAGGCGAATAA
- a CDS encoding GlcG/HbpS family heme-binding protein gives MGTRHIAVVTLSLLAGMFSVPAFPESASKQPLTVNIKRLSLDTALRIGKAAIDKCRKEGVQITVTVVDRGGDPQVVLRDTLAMDVSVPISRKKAYTAMEFNSPTSVMEERFKGAYGVPKLDELLVSAGGIPINVAGSIMGGIGVSGAPSGMTDEACAKAGLAAVQDDLEME, from the coding sequence ATGGGAACCAGACATATCGCAGTCGTCACGTTGAGTTTGTTGGCCGGAATGTTCTCGGTACCCGCGTTCCCGGAAAGCGCAAGCAAACAGCCGCTGACGGTGAACATCAAGCGGCTGTCGCTGGATACGGCGCTGCGCATAGGCAAGGCCGCCATCGACAAGTGCCGCAAGGAAGGCGTGCAGATCACGGTCACCGTGGTCGACCGCGGCGGCGATCCGCAAGTGGTGCTGCGCGACACGCTGGCGATGGATGTCTCGGTCCCGATCAGCCGCAAGAAAGCCTATACCGCGATGGAGTTCAATTCGCCCACCTCGGTGATGGAAGAGCGTTTCAAGGGTGCTTACGGCGTGCCGAAGCTCGACGAGCTGCTGGTGTCGGCAGGCGGCATCCCGATCAACGTCGCCGGCAGCATCATGGGCGGCATCGGCGTCAGCGGAGCGCCGTCGGGGATGACCGACGAAGCCTGCGCCAAGGCAGGGCTGGCGGCGGTGCAGGACGACCTCGAAATGGAATGA
- a CDS encoding MATE family efflux transporter, with protein MQRPVSTTRELVHLAWPMLVAQLAMMANAVIDTAMAGRLTVVDLAAVGIAASIMATVLMSLVSVLFALPPIISHLYGANRQGEIGREIHQGMWISLALALVAILLMRFPGPFIAISHLQPAVETKVRAYLDASAWGVPAAFALRLFFGLSMGIHRPRPVMFFNLLSLGLKVPLNALFMYGLFGLPALGAAGAAVATSIDAWLMSALAWGWCLRHPKYAEFELRRRIAAPDFAAIKEFLKLGIPIGLTFIADVTAFTFMALFIARLGPIMSGAHQIAANLAALAFMIPLSLGNATSVLVGQALGAGQPERARHICWEGIRLGISIAVVLCLTFWLAAPHIAAFYTTDLQVQTIAIPLIAMVGLYHLGDALQAITVNALRGYKNSVVPMIIYTITLWVPGLGGGIVLGLTDMLGPARGASGFWLAGIGSIWLVGGLMAFYLDHTSKKQRPEQAPDTGN; from the coding sequence ATGCAACGCCCCGTATCCACAACCCGCGAACTCGTACACCTCGCCTGGCCCATGCTGGTCGCACAACTGGCGATGATGGCCAATGCCGTCATCGACACCGCCATGGCCGGACGGCTGACCGTCGTCGATCTTGCCGCAGTCGGTATCGCCGCCTCCATCATGGCCACGGTGCTGATGTCGCTGGTCAGCGTGTTGTTCGCGCTGCCGCCCATCATCTCCCACTTGTATGGCGCAAATCGCCAGGGCGAGATCGGCCGCGAGATACACCAGGGCATGTGGATATCGCTGGCGCTGGCGCTCGTGGCGATCCTGCTGATGCGCTTTCCCGGGCCGTTCATCGCCATCTCGCATCTGCAGCCCGCGGTGGAAACCAAGGTGCGCGCCTATCTGGATGCATCGGCCTGGGGCGTGCCCGCCGCTTTCGCCCTGCGTCTGTTCTTCGGCCTGTCGATGGGCATCCATCGCCCGCGTCCGGTGATGTTCTTCAACCTGCTGTCGCTGGGGCTCAAGGTTCCGCTCAACGCGCTGTTCATGTACGGCCTGTTCGGCCTCCCGGCACTGGGCGCGGCAGGCGCCGCGGTGGCAACCTCCATCGATGCCTGGCTGATGTCCGCGCTCGCTTGGGGCTGGTGCCTGCGCCATCCAAAATATGCGGAGTTCGAATTGCGCAGGCGCATCGCCGCGCCGGACTTCGCCGCCATCAAGGAATTCCTCAAGCTCGGCATTCCGATCGGTTTGACCTTCATCGCCGACGTGACCGCGTTCACCTTCATGGCGCTGTTCATCGCGCGGCTGGGGCCCATCATGTCCGGCGCGCACCAGATCGCGGCCAACCTCGCGGCACTCGCATTCATGATCCCGCTCTCGCTCGGCAATGCCACCTCGGTGCTGGTCGGTCAGGCGCTCGGTGCCGGGCAGCCCGAGCGCGCGCGCCACATCTGCTGGGAAGGCATACGTCTCGGCATATCCATCGCGGTGGTGCTGTGCCTGACCTTCTGGCTGGCCGCGCCGCACATCGCCGCGTTCTACACCACCGACCTGCAGGTGCAGACGATCGCCATACCGCTGATCGCGATGGTCGGCCTCTACCACCTGGGCGATGCGCTGCAGGCCATCACCGTCAATGCGTTGCGCGGCTACAAGAACTCGGTCGTGCCGATGATCATCTACACCATCACGCTGTGGGTGCCGGGCCTGGGCGGCGGCATCGTGCTGGGTCTCACCGACATGCTCGGCCCTGCCCGCGGCGCATCCGGCTTCTGGCTCGCGGGAATAGGCAGCATCTGGCTGGTCGGCGGCTTGATGGCGTTTTACCTCGATCACACCTCGAAGAAGCAGCGCCCGGAACAGGCTCCGGATACCGGGAACTGA
- a CDS encoding DoxX family protein: MRIIVGFLYVQHGTAKLFGIPHIPMFDGLQLLSLLGLAGVLELVGGTLILIGLLTRPAAFILSGEMAVAYFMAHAPQGFLPILNQGELAVLYCFLFLYLSVSGAGAYSVDEMLAHHHPTGKMQTT; encoded by the coding sequence ATGCGCATCATCGTTGGTTTTCTCTACGTGCAGCATGGCACCGCGAAACTGTTCGGCATCCCCCACATCCCGATGTTCGATGGCCTGCAGCTGCTCTCGCTGCTGGGGCTGGCCGGCGTGCTGGAACTGGTTGGCGGGACACTGATCCTGATCGGCCTGCTCACCCGGCCGGCGGCGTTCATCCTGTCTGGCGAGATGGCGGTGGCCTACTTCATGGCACATGCGCCGCAGGGCTTCCTGCCCATCCTGAACCAGGGTGAACTGGCCGTGTTGTACTGCTTCCTGTTCCTCTATCTTTCTGTTTCGGGTGCAGGTGCATACAGCGTGGACGAGATGCTTGCCCACCACCATCCCACGGGGAAGATGCAGACCACCTGA
- a CDS encoding radical SAM protein translates to MNLLYDMPLYRPPSEGDNLIVQATLGCSFNQCSFCAMYRSKQYTERPLDDVFVDIRQAAAGWPDAHRVFLADGDALALPTPHLLAILRELAAALPRLTRVSCYATPGNLQRKSPAELALLHEHKLNLLYFGIESGSDLILKKITKGATQRRMAEVLHKAQASGMKVSATVILGLGGSQHSNEHIDGTIALLNSAPVTYLSTLQLYLDESIEEEFRRKYGEPFEMPNDLAILKEQERLISGLNPPQPLIFRSNHASNALALAGNLPRDKEKLLLQLREAMAGHRPLRPFYMRGL, encoded by the coding sequence ATGAACCTGCTCTACGACATGCCGCTGTATCGCCCTCCCTCCGAGGGCGACAATTTGATTGTCCAGGCCACGCTGGGGTGCAGCTTCAACCAGTGCAGCTTCTGCGCGATGTATCGCAGCAAGCAATACACCGAGCGCCCGCTCGACGACGTGTTCGTCGATATCCGCCAGGCCGCCGCCGGCTGGCCGGATGCGCACCGCGTGTTCCTCGCCGATGGCGATGCGCTGGCTCTCCCAACTCCACACCTGCTCGCCATCCTGCGCGAACTGGCAGCCGCGCTGCCGCGGCTGACGCGCGTCTCCTGCTACGCCACACCCGGCAACCTCCAGCGCAAGAGTCCCGCAGAACTGGCCCTGTTGCACGAGCACAAGCTGAACCTGCTCTACTTCGGCATCGAATCCGGCTCCGACCTCATCCTGAAAAAGATCACCAAGGGCGCCACACAACGGCGCATGGCCGAAGTGCTGCACAAGGCACAGGCGAGCGGCATGAAAGTCTCCGCCACCGTCATCCTCGGGCTGGGCGGCAGCCAGCACAGCAACGAGCATATCGACGGCACCATCGCCCTGCTCAACAGCGCGCCCGTCACCTACCTTTCCACACTGCAACTGTATCTGGACGAAAGCATCGAGGAAGAATTCCGCCGCAAATACGGCGAGCCATTCGAGATGCCGAACGACCTGGCGATATTGAAGGAACAGGAAAGACTGATCAGCGGCCTCAACCCGCCGCAGCCGCTCATCTTCCGCTCCAACCATGCCTCCAATGCGCTGGCACTCGCCGGCAACCTGCCCAGGGACAAAGAGAAACTGCTGCTGCAACTGCGTGAAGCGATGGCTGGCCATCGACCGCTGCGCCCGTTTTATATGCGAGGGCTTTAA
- a CDS encoding DUF4160 domain-containing protein, with product MEPPHIHVDTGEGECKYWLAPIRLARSRNISPVELRRIEAAVFEHQDLFKEKWHEFFHH from the coding sequence ATGGAGCCGCCACATATTCATGTGGACACGGGAGAAGGAGAATGCAAGTATTGGCTAGCGCCGATCAGATTGGCCAGAAGCCGCAACATCAGCCCAGTCGAATTGCGACGTATTGAGGCGGCAGTATTTGAGCATCAGGATTTGTTCAAGGAGAAATGGCATGAGTTCTTCCATCACTGA
- a CDS encoding DUF2442 domain-containing protein: protein MSSSITELEHCATRVWVTGRIVFIELTDGRQIGFPAARFKLLSKASDEQLKNVTLRANGTALRWDELDEDISVSGVVEGHFQLPLPMAA, encoded by the coding sequence ATGAGTTCTTCCATCACTGAATTGGAGCATTGCGCTACCCGCGTCTGGGTGACGGGTCGTATCGTCTTTATCGAGCTCACAGATGGTCGACAGATCGGATTCCCCGCTGCCCGCTTCAAATTATTGAGCAAGGCGAGCGATGAACAACTCAAGAATGTCACGCTGCGGGCAAATGGCACTGCATTACGCTGGGACGAACTGGACGAAGATATTTCCGTAAGCGGTGTCGTTGAAGGACACTTCCAATTGCCACTACCAATGGCGGCATAA